One window of the Mycobacterium haemophilum DSM 44634 genome contains the following:
- a CDS encoding TM0106 family RecB-like putative nuclease, whose amino-acid sequence MFVTDETIVYSASDLAAAARCEYALLRDFDARLGWGPVVTTTEDELFARTSALGAEHERRHLDQLRHKFGDAVAVIGRPAYTCAGFAAAAEATQRAIANRAPAVYQATMFDGRFVGFADFLVRDGEHYRVVDTKLARSPKVTALLQLAAYADALAGSGVPVAAEAELRLGDGTVVCYRVCDLIPVYRSQRALLQRLLDQHYAAGTAVRWEDDGVRACFRCPQCTEQLRATDDLLLIAGMRVSQRDKLLDVGITTIAELADHSGPVPDLSSSALSMLAAQAKLQVRQRDTSTAQFEIVDPQPLALLPEPDPGDLFFDFEGDPLWTVDGQEWGLEYLFGILEAGPAGTFRPLWAHNRVDERQALTEFLAMVAKRRKRRPQMHIYHYAPYEKTALLRLAGRYGVGEDEVDELLRSGTLVDLYPLVRKSIRVGAESFSLKALEPLYMGAQLRAGDVTTAADSITCYGRYCELRAAGSLDEAATVLKEIEDYNHYDCRSTRELRNWLLLRAYEAGVVPVGAQPVPEGNTIQNGDDATLSALSSFTGDAAVGDRTPEQTAVALVAAARGYHRREDKPFWWGHFDRLNFPVDEWADNTDVFVADDASVIVDWHTPPRARKPQRRVRLRGGLARGDLSSAVFALYEPPAPPAMAVHPDRRAAGRAEVIEADDLTVPTEVVIVERVGNDGNMFHQLPFALTPGPPIATTALRDSIEATASALAASLPQLPRTALVDILLRRAPQTRSGTPLPRGTDTVADITAAVLDLDSSYLAVHGPPGTGKTHTAAHVITRLVSNHAWRIGVVAQSHAAVENLLDGVIAAGLDPRRVAKKRHDRSAPRWQEIDANDYPAFIADPDGCVIGGTAWDFANRSRVPPGSLHLLVIDEAGQFCLANTIAVAPAAANLMLLGDPQQLPQVSQGTHPEPVDISALDWLVDGQRTLPDERGYFLDRSFRMHPAVCAAVSTLSYEGRLHAHAEYTAARRLDQYQPGVHVLAVHHQGNSTESPEEADAVTAEIQRLLGTPWTDEHGTRPLDVSDVLVLAPYNAQVALVRQRLMSAGLGGVRVGTVDKFQGGQAPVVFISMTASSVDVVPRGISFLFNRNRLNVAVSRAQYAAVIVRSETLTEYLPATPGGLIDLGAFLTLAAFDVAGGPESSDDRKCGEAGRSGSSPST is encoded by the coding sequence GTGTTCGTCACCGACGAGACCATCGTGTACAGCGCGTCGGATCTTGCCGCCGCGGCCCGGTGCGAGTACGCCTTACTGCGGGATTTCGACGCGAGATTGGGCTGGGGCCCGGTCGTCACCACCACCGAAGATGAACTGTTCGCGCGAACCAGCGCTCTGGGTGCCGAGCATGAACGGCGTCACCTTGACCAACTGCGACACAAGTTCGGGGATGCGGTTGCGGTCATTGGCCGTCCGGCATACACCTGCGCCGGATTCGCCGCCGCCGCCGAGGCGACCCAGCGCGCCATCGCCAACCGTGCTCCGGCGGTGTATCAGGCCACGATGTTCGACGGCCGCTTCGTCGGGTTCGCCGACTTCCTGGTACGAGACGGCGAGCACTATCGGGTCGTTGATACCAAGCTGGCACGCTCGCCGAAAGTCACCGCGCTGTTGCAGCTGGCGGCCTACGCCGATGCGCTGGCCGGCTCGGGCGTCCCGGTGGCAGCGGAGGCCGAGCTGCGGCTGGGCGACGGAACGGTCGTCTGCTACCGTGTCTGCGACCTGATCCCGGTTTACCGGTCTCAGCGCGCGCTCCTGCAGCGGCTGCTCGACCAGCACTATGCCGCAGGCACGGCGGTGCGCTGGGAAGACGACGGGGTGCGGGCCTGTTTTCGCTGTCCGCAGTGCACCGAACAGCTGCGTGCGACCGACGATCTGCTGCTGATCGCGGGTATGCGAGTAAGCCAGCGCGACAAGCTGCTTGACGTCGGCATCACTACCATCGCCGAGCTGGCCGATCATTCCGGCCCGGTACCCGACCTGTCGTCCAGCGCGCTCAGCATGTTAGCCGCACAGGCCAAACTGCAAGTCCGCCAACGTGACACCAGTACTGCGCAGTTCGAGATCGTTGACCCGCAACCGCTGGCGCTGTTACCCGAGCCGGATCCCGGTGACCTGTTCTTCGACTTCGAGGGTGATCCGCTATGGACGGTCGACGGCCAAGAATGGGGTCTGGAATACCTGTTCGGCATCTTGGAGGCCGGACCCGCCGGGACCTTTCGCCCGCTGTGGGCGCACAACCGGGTGGACGAACGCCAGGCGCTCACTGAATTTCTGGCGATGGTGGCCAAGCGTCGTAAGCGTCGACCGCAGATGCACATCTACCATTACGCACCCTACGAGAAGACTGCGCTGTTGCGGCTTGCCGGACGATACGGGGTCGGCGAGGATGAAGTCGACGAGCTACTGCGCAGCGGCACGTTGGTTGACCTTTACCCGTTGGTACGCAAGAGCATTCGCGTAGGCGCCGAATCGTTTAGCCTGAAGGCGCTGGAGCCGCTGTATATGGGGGCGCAACTGCGCGCCGGCGACGTAACCACCGCCGCCGACTCGATCACCTGCTACGGGCGGTACTGCGAATTGCGTGCCGCCGGCAGCTTAGACGAGGCGGCAACCGTGCTCAAGGAGATCGAAGACTACAACCACTACGACTGCAGGTCCACTCGCGAACTGCGCAACTGGCTGCTGCTGCGCGCGTACGAAGCCGGCGTCGTACCGGTTGGCGCCCAACCAGTTCCCGAGGGGAACACCATCCAGAACGGCGACGATGCAACGTTGTCGGCCTTGTCGAGTTTCACCGGCGATGCCGCCGTCGGCGACCGCACACCCGAGCAGACCGCGGTCGCCTTGGTGGCCGCGGCGCGCGGCTACCATCGACGCGAGGACAAGCCGTTCTGGTGGGGGCACTTCGACCGGCTGAACTTCCCTGTTGACGAGTGGGCCGACAACACAGACGTCTTCGTTGCCGACGACGCGTCGGTCATCGTCGATTGGCACACGCCACCTCGCGCACGCAAGCCGCAGCGACGGGTGCGGCTGCGCGGCGGGCTGGCACGTGGCGACCTCAGTTCGGCGGTTTTTGCACTCTATGAGCCTCCCGCTCCGCCGGCTATGGCCGTCCATCCCGACCGGCGGGCCGCCGGCCGAGCCGAGGTTATCGAGGCCGACGACCTGACGGTACCCACCGAGGTGGTCATCGTCGAGCGAGTAGGCAATGACGGCAACATGTTTCACCAGTTACCGTTCGCGCTGACCCCCGGGCCACCGATAGCAACAACGGCCCTGCGGGATTCGATCGAAGCAACGGCCAGTGCGCTGGCCGCCAGCTTGCCGCAACTACCCCGCACCGCGCTGGTCGACATTCTGCTGCGCCGCGCTCCCCAAACCCGCAGCGGCACCCCACTACCGCGCGGCACCGATACGGTCGCCGACATCACCGCTGCGGTGCTGGACCTGGATTCGTCGTACCTGGCCGTGCACGGACCACCCGGGACCGGCAAGACGCACACCGCCGCGCACGTAATCACGCGATTGGTCAGCAACCATGCCTGGCGCATTGGCGTTGTCGCGCAATCGCACGCCGCGGTGGAGAACCTCTTGGACGGCGTGATCGCAGCCGGCCTCGATCCGCGACGAGTCGCAAAGAAACGGCATGACCGCAGCGCTCCGCGCTGGCAGGAGATCGACGCGAACGATTACCCCGCTTTTATCGCCGACCCCGACGGATGCGTAATCGGTGGTACAGCATGGGATTTCGCCAATCGCAGTCGTGTTCCACCGGGAAGCCTACATTTGCTGGTAATCGACGAGGCCGGCCAGTTTTGTTTGGCCAACACCATCGCCGTCGCGCCCGCGGCGGCGAATCTCATGCTGCTCGGCGACCCGCAACAGCTACCACAGGTCAGTCAGGGCACTCATCCCGAACCGGTCGATATTTCCGCGTTGGATTGGCTGGTTGATGGTCAGCGAACCCTGCCCGATGAACGCGGCTACTTTCTGGACCGCTCCTTCCGGATGCATCCTGCGGTCTGTGCCGCAGTCTCGACACTGTCCTACGAAGGCAGACTGCATGCCCACGCCGAGTACACGGCAGCGCGGCGCCTCGACCAGTATCAGCCCGGCGTGCACGTGCTTGCCGTTCACCACCAAGGCAACTCGACAGAGAGCCCCGAGGAGGCCGATGCCGTCACCGCCGAGATCCAGCGGCTGCTCGGCACGCCGTGGACCGACGAGCACGGCACCCGGCCGTTGGACGTCTCCGACGTCTTAGTGCTGGCACCGTATAACGCCCAGGTGGCGCTGGTGCGTCAACGATTGATGTCGGCCGGGCTCGGTGGGGTGCGGGTCGGAACAGTGGATAAGTTTCAGGGCGGGCAGGCTCCGGTAGTCTTTATCTCGATGACCGCCTCGTCTGTTGACGTGGTACCACGTGGAATTTCGTTCCTGTTCAACAGGAATCGGCTTAACGTCGCCGTCAGTCGGGCACAATATGCGGCAGTGATCGTACGCTCGGAGACGCTGACCGAGTACCTGCCTGCCACGCCCGGTGGCCTGATTGACTTGGGCGCATTTTTGACGCTGGCGGCATTCGATGTGGCCGGCGGACCGGAATCTAGTGATGATCGCAAGTGCGGCGAAGCCGGGCGCAGCGGGTCATCACCATCGACCTAG